The segment TATGGTCCATATGATCCAAACCAACGTCATCGACCTGAAGCATCTCTAATGCAATATTAGTCGTGTCTAAGCTAATTTCACTTTCTCCTTTTACCTGTGATATGTCACGAATCCTTTTTAATAACCTATTGGCAATACGCGGCGTCCCTCGGGACCTGCGAGCTACTTCAGCAGCTGCATCATTCGTAATTGTTGTCTCAAAAATAGTTGAGGTTCGCTCCACGATCAACTGCAAATCATCAGGCTCGTAAAATTCCAGTCTGCTCAGGACACCGAAACGATCACGTAGGGGAGCAGATAGGAGACCTGCTCGCGTTGTAGCACCAACAAGCGTAAATGGAGGCAAATCAATTCGAACCGATCTGGCACTAGGCCCGGTACCAATCACAATATCAAGAAAAAAATCCTCCATTGCCGGATACAAGACTTCTTCCACTGCCCGTGGAAGTCGATGAACTTCGTCGATGAACAGCACATCACCAGGTTCAAGTGAAGAAAGGATCGCAGCTAAATCACCAGCACGTTCGATGGCAGGTCCAGATGTAGTACGAAAATGCACATCCATTTCATTCGCAATGATCGCTGCTAATGTTGTTTTCCCGAGACCTGGAGGGCCGTATAGTAAAACATGATCAAGTGGTTCTTCGCGCATTTTTGCCGCTTGTATAAAGACAGTTAAATTTTCTTTTATTTTATGCTGGCCAATATATTGATTCAATGTTGTGGGCCGGAGACTAAGCTCATCTGTAGATTCATCGTTTTGCAGCTCACCTGTAACCATACGCTCTTCCATCATTATCCCCCCTCATTAATGTTTCATTAATAATGCCAGTGCCTTTCGAATTATTTCATCCGTATTAGTTGTACTTTCTTTTCGTAGCTCAGGAATAACGGTTTTTATTTCCCGTTCTGTATAGCCCAGCGCTTTTAATGCTTCCTCTGCTTCTACTAACCCTTCTGCCCCATTTGATTCATCAACACCTGCGTCAGCGTCCATATGACCTGAAATTGCTAGCATCGTCGTCAATTTACCTTTTAAATCAAGTATAATCTGCCTTGCTGTCTTTTTTCCGATACCTGGAAAGCTTGTTAAAAATTTATCGTCTTCACGTTCAATTGCTGATATAAATCCAGCAACATCAACTGATCCTAATATGGCTAACGCACCTTTAGGACCAATTCCGGATACGGATATAAGTTTTATAAACAGCTGTTTTTCATCTTCACTTTTAAAGCCGTATAGTACTTGTATATCCTCCCTGACGTAATGAAATGTATTAATCTGCACTTCTTTATTTAATGATGACTGGAAGACAAAGGGATTGGCACAAACTATTTCATAACCAATACCATGGACATCCACAACAACTGAATCTTCTTGTATATATGTAAGATTTCCCTTTATGTATGCAATCATTCAACCTTCTCCTTTACATTCCATCCTCCATTTTACCATACCTATCCAGCATTTAAAAAACTTCTATTCCTTTTTAATGAATAGAAGTTTTTTCACTTAGCTTGATTCCTCTAAATTATGATGGATATCCTGCACGTCTTCGTTTTCTTCCAGTACTTCAATCAGATTTAACATTTTTTCTTCATCATCTTCAGTTAAGCGGCTGTAAGTCTGAGGAAAGAGTGTGACTTCACTGTCTTCAATCGTATAG is part of the Virgibacillus sp. NKC19-16 genome and harbors:
- the ruvB gene encoding Holliday junction branch migration DNA helicase RuvB codes for the protein MEERMVTGELQNDESTDELSLRPTTLNQYIGQHKIKENLTVFIQAAKMREEPLDHVLLYGPPGLGKTTLAAIIANEMDVHFRTTSGPAIERAGDLAAILSSLEPGDVLFIDEVHRLPRAVEEVLYPAMEDFFLDIVIGTGPSARSVRIDLPPFTLVGATTRAGLLSAPLRDRFGVLSRLEFYEPDDLQLIVERTSTIFETTITNDAAAEVARRSRGTPRIANRLLKRIRDISQVKGESEISLDTTNIALEMLQVDDVGLDHMDHKLLKGLIEGFKGRPVGLDTLAATIGEESQTIEDVYEPYLLQIGFMQRTPRGRIATPKAYEHFGIKMDGGQ
- the ruvA gene encoding Holliday junction branch migration protein RuvA, giving the protein MIAYIKGNLTYIQEDSVVVDVHGIGYEIVCANPFVFQSSLNKEVQINTFHYVREDIQVLYGFKSEDEKQLFIKLISVSGIGPKGALAILGSVDVAGFISAIEREDDKFLTSFPGIGKKTARQIILDLKGKLTTMLAISGHMDADAGVDESNGAEGLVEAEEALKALGYTEREIKTVIPELRKESTTNTDEIIRKALALLMKH